A window of Pantoea agglomerans contains these coding sequences:
- the dsbC gene encoding bifunctional protein-disulfide isomerase/oxidoreductase DsbC, whose protein sequence is MKKFLLLALLAGAFSSVAQADDGAILQSLKKLGLKQTEIVPSPLPGFKTVLTESGVIYVTEDGKHMIQGPLYDVSGAQPVNVTNQLLDKKVEALAPQMIVYKAAKEQHVITVFTDITCGYCRKLHEQMADYNALGITVRYLAFPREGLHGQVENSMKAIWCAADRNKAFDEAMKGNAPQMGAPDSCKIDLDQHYKLGILYGIQGTPAILTDSGMMIPGYQGPQELKQVLDQQKRGG, encoded by the coding sequence ATGAAGAAATTTCTCCTGCTGGCCCTGTTGGCTGGCGCCTTCAGCAGCGTGGCACAGGCCGATGACGGCGCGATCCTGCAGTCGCTGAAAAAGCTGGGTCTGAAGCAAACGGAAATCGTACCGTCACCGCTGCCGGGATTTAAAACCGTGCTGACGGAAAGCGGCGTAATTTACGTCACCGAAGATGGCAAGCATATGATCCAGGGGCCGCTCTACGACGTTAGCGGCGCGCAGCCGGTGAACGTCACCAATCAGCTGCTCGACAAAAAGGTCGAGGCGCTGGCGCCGCAGATGATTGTCTATAAGGCGGCAAAAGAGCAGCACGTTATTACCGTTTTCACCGACATCACCTGCGGCTACTGCCGCAAGCTGCATGAGCAGATGGCTGACTACAATGCGCTGGGCATTACGGTGCGCTATCTCGCCTTCCCGCGTGAAGGGCTGCACGGCCAGGTGGAAAACAGCATGAAGGCGATCTGGTGCGCCGCCGATCGCAACAAAGCGTTCGACGAAGCGATGAAGGGCAACGCGCCGCAGATGGGCGCGCCGGACAGCTGCAAGATCGACCTCGACCAGCACTACAAGCTGGGCATTCTCTACGGCATTCAGGGCACCCCGGCGATCCTGACCGACTCCGGCATGATGATTCCGGGCTATCAGGGGCCGCAGGAGCTGAAGCAGGTGTTGGATCAGCAGAAGCGCGGTGGCTAA
- the recJ gene encoding single-stranded-DNA-specific exonuclease RecJ encodes MIKSVELRRREIGVEDQLPADLPPLLKRLYLQRGVRSAAELERGAKHLLPFTSLSGLDAAVELLHQALLDGRRIMVVGDFDADGATSTALTVLALRSMGGHNVQYLVPNRFDDGYGLSPEVVEQARARGAQLILTVDNGISSHSGVACAHQHGIPVLVTDHHLPGETLPEAEAIVNPNLRDCAFPSRALAGVGVAFYLMMALRAHLRKLGWFGATRAEPNLAELLDLVALGTVADVVPLDVNNRILVWQGLSRIRAGKCRPGIRALLEIANRDARQLVASDLGFALGPRLNAAGRLDDMSVGVALLLTDDITQARMLANELDALNQTRKEIEQGMQSEALALCQTLERQQTELPLGLAFYHPEWHQGVVGILASRLKERFYRPVIAFAPAGDGTLKGSGRSIPGLHLRDALERLDTLYPGMMLKFGGHAMAAGLSLEEAQFEAFRQRFADLLGEWLSEESLQSVIWSDGALQPGEFSLQTAELLREAGPWGQAFPEPAFDGKFKLLQQRLVGERHLKMMLEPLGGGPLIDGIAFNVDTTLWPDNSVRQVELAFKLDINEYRGNRSVQLIIDHLWPLS; translated from the coding sequence GTGATTAAATCAGTAGAACTGCGGCGGCGCGAGATCGGCGTCGAGGACCAGCTTCCGGCAGATCTGCCGCCGCTGCTTAAACGACTCTATCTGCAGCGCGGCGTGCGTAGCGCGGCTGAGCTGGAGCGCGGCGCGAAGCATCTGCTGCCTTTCACCTCGCTGAGCGGGCTGGATGCGGCGGTGGAGCTGCTGCATCAGGCGCTGCTCGACGGACGCCGCATTATGGTGGTTGGCGATTTCGACGCCGACGGCGCCACCAGCACCGCGCTGACGGTGCTGGCGCTGCGCAGCATGGGCGGCCACAACGTACAGTATCTGGTGCCTAACCGCTTTGACGACGGCTACGGCCTGAGTCCGGAAGTGGTCGAGCAGGCGCGCGCGCGCGGCGCGCAGCTGATCCTGACGGTGGATAACGGTATCTCATCCCACAGCGGCGTCGCCTGCGCCCATCAGCACGGCATTCCGGTGCTGGTCACCGATCACCATCTGCCCGGCGAAACCCTGCCTGAGGCGGAGGCGATAGTGAACCCCAACCTGCGCGACTGCGCGTTTCCGTCGCGTGCGCTGGCGGGGGTCGGCGTCGCCTTTTACCTGATGATGGCGCTGCGCGCGCACCTGCGTAAGCTGGGCTGGTTTGGCGCCACGCGCGCGGAGCCAAATCTGGCGGAGCTGCTCGATCTGGTGGCGCTCGGCACCGTCGCCGACGTAGTGCCGCTCGACGTCAACAACCGCATTCTGGTGTGGCAGGGGCTGAGCCGCATTCGCGCCGGGAAATGCCGTCCCGGTATTCGCGCGCTGCTGGAGATCGCCAACCGCGACGCGCGCCAGCTGGTGGCGAGCGATCTTGGCTTCGCCCTCGGCCCGCGCCTGAATGCGGCGGGACGGCTCGACGATATGTCAGTGGGCGTGGCGCTGCTGCTTACCGACGATATTACCCAGGCGCGCATGCTGGCTAATGAGCTTGATGCGCTCAATCAGACGCGCAAAGAGATTGAGCAGGGCATGCAGAGCGAGGCGCTGGCGCTCTGCCAGACGCTGGAGCGTCAGCAGACCGAGCTGCCGCTGGGGCTGGCGTTTTACCATCCCGAGTGGCATCAGGGCGTGGTCGGTATTCTCGCCTCGCGGCTGAAAGAGCGCTTTTACCGCCCGGTTATCGCTTTTGCGCCGGCGGGCGACGGCACCCTAAAAGGCTCCGGACGATCGATTCCCGGCCTGCACCTGCGCGACGCGCTGGAGCGGCTCGATACGCTCTATCCCGGCATGATGCTGAAGTTCGGCGGCCACGCCATGGCGGCGGGCCTGTCGCTGGAGGAGGCGCAGTTTGAGGCGTTCCGCCAGCGCTTCGCCGACCTGCTGGGCGAGTGGCTGAGCGAAGAGTCGCTGCAGAGCGTGATCTGGTCAGACGGCGCGCTGCAGCCGGGCGAGTTCAGCTTGCAGACCGCCGAGCTGCTGCGTGAGGCGGGCCCCTGGGGACAGGCGTTTCCCGAGCCCGCCTTCGACGGCAAATTCAAGCTGCTGCAGCAGCGTCTGGTCGGCGAACGGCATCTGAAGATGATGCTGGAGCCGCTCGGCGGCGGGCCGCTGATTGACGGCATCGCCTTTAACGTCGACACCACCCTCTGGCCCGACAACAGCGTGCGTCAGGTAGAGCTGGCCTTTAAGCTCGATATCAACGAATACCGCGGCAATCGCTCGGTGCAGCTGATTATCGATCACCTCTGGCCGCTGAGTTAA
- the prfB gene encoding peptide chain release factor 2 (programmed frameshift) — MFEINPVKNRIQDLTERSAVLRGYLDYDAKKERLEEVNAELEQPDVWNEPERAQALGKERSSLEAIVSTLDQMQQGLEDVEGLLELAVEADDEETFNEAVAELDTLESKLGELEFRRMFSGEYDSADCYIDLQAGSGGTEAQDWASMLLRMYLRWAESKGFKTEIIEESEGEVAGLKSATVRISGDYAFGWLRTETGVHRLVRKSPFDSGGRRHTSFSSAFVYPEVDDDIDIDINPADLRIDVYRASGAGGQHVNRTESAVRITHIPTGTVTQCQNDRSQHKNKDQAMKQMKAKLYELEMQKKNAEKQALEDNKSDIGWGSQIRSYVLDDSRIKDLRTGVETRNTQAVLDGDLDRFIEASLKAGL, encoded by the exons ATGTTTGAAATTAATCCGGTTAAAAACCGCATCCAGGACCTCACCGAGCGCAGCGCCGTTCTTAGGGGGTATCTT GACTACGATGCTAAGAAAGAACGCCTCGAAGAAGTAAACGCCGAACTGGAGCAGCCAGACGTCTGGAACGAGCCTGAACGCGCTCAGGCGCTGGGCAAAGAGCGCTCGTCGCTGGAAGCGATAGTGAGCACGCTCGATCAGATGCAGCAGGGCCTGGAAGATGTGGAAGGGCTGCTGGAGCTGGCGGTGGAAGCGGACGACGAAGAGACCTTTAACGAAGCCGTTGCCGAACTCGACACGCTGGAGAGCAAGCTGGGTGAGCTGGAGTTCCGCCGTATGTTCTCCGGCGAATATGACAGCGCCGACTGCTATATCGATCTGCAGGCCGGTTCCGGCGGCACCGAAGCGCAGGACTGGGCCAGCATGCTGCTGCGCATGTATCTGCGCTGGGCCGAATCCAAAGGCTTTAAAACCGAAATCATCGAAGAATCAGAAGGCGAAGTGGCCGGTCTGAAATCCGCCACCGTGCGCATTTCCGGCGACTACGCTTTTGGCTGGCTGCGCACCGAAACCGGCGTGCATCGCCTGGTGCGCAAGAGTCCGTTCGACTCCGGCGGCCGCCGCCACACCTCATTCAGCTCTGCGTTTGTCTATCCGGAAGTGGATGACGATATCGATATCGACATCAACCCGGCGGATTTGCGCATTGACGTCTACCGCGCGTCGGGCGCGGGCGGTCAGCACGTTAACCGTACGGAATCCGCGGTGCGTATCACCCATATTCCGACCGGCACGGTGACCCAGTGTCAGAACGACCGCTCTCAGCATAAAAACAAAGATCAGGCGATGAAGCAGATGAAGGCGAAGCTGTACGAGCTTGAGATGCAAAAGAAAAATGCTGAGAAGCAGGCGCTGGAAGATAACAAGTCCGACATCGGCTGGGGCAGCCAGATCCGCTCCTATGTGCTGGACGACTCTCGCATTAAAGATCTGCGCACCGGCGTTGAAACCCGCAACACGCAGGCGGTGCTGGATGGCGATCTTGACCGTTTTATTGAAGCAAGCTTAAAAGCAGGGCTATAA